The following are encoded together in the Thermodesulfobacteriota bacterium genome:
- a CDS encoding inositol monophosphatase family protein: MDYLDVARRAALEAGDLLKRYLGKVEEVEYKAKNSLVTEADRIAENLIIKTIKQRYPAHGILAEESGIERQGSNYLWIIDPLDGTTNFTHTYPFFSVSIALEIDGEVKIGLIYDPIKDEMFIGERGEGALMNDKKIVVSDALKVEVSNLCTGFIHTADWMVEENLRHFGNFIRRARAVRRDGSAALDLCYVACGRYDGFWELGLNPWDTAAGYLIVEEAGGRVTKFGGEEYNINDQEIIASNGKIHDEMMNVLTLGRSNNSRESTVKD; this comes from the coding sequence GTGGATTATCTTGATGTAGCACGAAGAGCAGCACTTGAAGCTGGTGATTTGCTTAAACGGTATTTGGGAAAGGTCGAAGAGGTTGAGTACAAGGCGAAGAACAGCCTTGTGACCGAGGCTGACAGGATTGCGGAAAACCTTATAATAAAAACTATTAAACAAAGATACCCGGCTCATGGAATCCTTGCGGAGGAGTCTGGGATCGAAAGGCAAGGGTCAAACTATCTTTGGATAATTGATCCGCTGGATGGAACGACAAACTTCACACATACCTATCCCTTCTTTTCAGTCTCAATAGCGCTGGAAATAGACGGCGAGGTAAAAATTGGACTGATATATGATCCGATAAAGGATGAGATGTTCATCGGAGAGCGCGGGGAGGGTGCGTTGATGAATGATAAGAAAATAGTTGTTTCTGATGCATTGAAGGTGGAAGTGAGTAATCTATGTACCGGGTTTATACACACAGCGGACTGGATGGTTGAGGAGAATTTGAGGCATTTTGGGAATTTCATAAGGAGGGCCAGGGCGGTCAGGAGAGACGGCTCTGCCGCACTTGATCTCTGTTATGTGGCCTGTGGAAGGTATGATGGCTTCTGGGAGCTCGGGTTAAACCCGTGGGATACCGCCGCAGGGTATCTTATTGTAGAAGAAGCAGGGGGTAGGGTGACAAAATTCGGAGGAGAAGAGTACAACATAAATGATCAAGAGATCATAGCGAGTAACGGTAAAATTCATGATGAGATGATGAATGTGCTTACATTGGGAAGGAGTAATAATTCCAGGGAATCGACCGTTAAGGATTGA
- a CDS encoding transposase produces MARALRLAFEGACYHITSRGNRRENIFYSDNDKKVFIEKLNETLNKYHFICYAYCLMDNHYHLFIKTPDANISEGMHYLNTSYTNWIKAEHNIVGSVLQGRYKSILVEQNNYGLKLSAYIHLNPLRAGMVKNLKQYRWSSYLDYVSDRGKIPERLDKEFILSQFAEDTKEARKRYRSYVKENIGTKDPLAESYRGIALGTGRYINEIVDRIKKIGRKREIIATRPSGTKNAEEIIGLIQKRYGIRKNDIVDKKRGNVYRKISMYLIKKHTDLRLSEIGKIYGMDYAAVAQSCKRFSEELKKDKKIRRMIQDLENEILA; encoded by the coding sequence ATGGCAAGGGCTTTGAGACTGGCATTTGAAGGTGCATGTTATCATATTACATCCCGAGGCAATAGAAGAGAAAACATATTTTATTCAGATAATGATAAAAAAGTATTTATAGAGAAACTTAACGAAACACTTAATAAATACCATTTTATCTGTTATGCCTACTGCCTAATGGACAATCACTACCATTTGTTTATAAAAACCCCAGATGCAAACATATCAGAAGGAATGCATTATTTGAATACCTCGTATACGAACTGGATTAAGGCAGAACACAACATAGTGGGCTCGGTGCTACAGGGTAGATATAAATCAATACTGGTAGAACAGAACAATTATGGGTTGAAGCTCAGTGCATATATACATCTAAATCCCCTTAGGGCAGGAATGGTAAAGAATTTGAAGCAATACAGATGGAGTAGTTATCTGGATTATGTGAGTGATAGAGGGAAAATTCCCGAGAGATTAGACAAAGAATTCATATTGAGTCAGTTTGCTGAAGATACAAAAGAAGCAAGGAAGAGATACAGGAGTTACGTAAAGGAGAATATCGGAACAAAGGATCCATTGGCGGAATCTTATAGGGGTATAGCACTGGGAACTGGGAGATATATAAACGAGATTGTAGATAGAATAAAAAAGATTGGGAGAAAAAGAGAAATAATAGCAACAAGGCCAAGTGGGACGAAAAATGCAGAAGAGATAATAGGATTAATACAAAAGAGATATGGAATAAGAAAAAATGACATAGTAGATAAGAAGAGGGGAAATGTGTACAGGAAAATATCTATGTATTTGATAAAGAAGCACACTGACTTACGGTTGAGTGAAATAGGAAAGATATATGGTATGGATTATGCCGCTGTGGCGCAGAGCTGTAAGAGATTTAGTGAAGAACTCAAGAAGGATAAAAAAATCAGAAGAATGATTCAGGACTTGGAGAATGAGATATTAGCATAA
- a CDS encoding DUF2283 domain-containing protein, protein MKKFKVSYDEEEDILYFGREGTEEEVIELAPGVNCEFNRSGKLIGIEIFRASELFKNILKPMEKRLHII, encoded by the coding sequence ATGAAAAAGTTTAAAGTATCATACGATGAAGAAGAAGACATTCTGTATTTTGGTCGGGAGGGTACAGAAGAAGAGGTTATTGAACTTGCGCCAGGTGTTAACTGTGAATTTAATAGGTCTGGCAAACTCATCGGTATTGAAATTTTTAGAGCTTCAGAGTTATTCAAAAATATATTAAAGCCTATGGAGAAAAGACTTCACATTATTTAA
- a CDS encoding lipid-binding SYLF domain-containing protein, with amino-acid sequence MSIRFSLTILALSLLFITFSHDWAKAQLDERAVKSANILYQELNAPPSQKIPQTLIDDAKCIIVIPSLVKAGLVVTVESGKGLVICRSRETGKWGAPAFYNATGGSLGLSAGGGSFNVIALVMDEKGVGGLVSESVTFGEAQAAAVAGQTGATTGSHTKGISFITYTESKDGLFAGADLGGLTLNFNSKGNTRSYGKALSAYETLFEEKTIPDSIKVFREAVLKFAPRR; translated from the coding sequence ATGAGTATTAGATTTTCATTGACCATTTTAGCTTTGTCGCTTCTTTTTATCACATTTTCACACGACTGGGCCAAGGCTCAACTCGATGAAAGAGCTGTAAAGTCCGCAAATATTTTGTATCAAGAATTGAATGCTCCACCAAGTCAAAAAATCCCACAGACGCTCATTGATGATGCAAAGTGTATAATTGTAATCCCCTCATTGGTAAAGGCTGGATTGGTAGTAACGGTAGAGAGCGGTAAGGGACTAGTTATATGCAGGAGTAGAGAAACAGGAAAGTGGGGTGCGCCCGCTTTCTATAACGCAACTGGAGGCTCTCTTGGTCTATCAGCGGGGGGAGGTTCCTTTAATGTGATCGCGCTCGTAATGGATGAAAAGGGTGTGGGAGGCTTGGTATCCGAGAGTGTAACTTTTGGTGAGGCTCAGGCTGCGGCTGTGGCCGGACAAACAGGGGCTACTACGGGCTCACATACCAAGGGAATCTCTTTTATCACCTACACCGAATCAAAGGATGGGCTGTTTGCTGGTGCCGATCTAGGTGGTCTAACGCTAAATTTTAATAGCAAGGGTAATACAAGGTCATATGGAAAAGCTCTTTCCGCCTATGAAACGCTATTTGAGGAAAAAACTATCCCCGATTCCATAAAGGTATTTCGAGAAGCTGTCTTGAAATTTGCGCCACGTCGCTAG
- a CDS encoding tyrosine-type recombinase/integrase produces the protein MIARLDKLRFHYLRHTAATRMAITGRLDVVRKILGHSSINVTRRYMHPNEREERNVLKSSDRKCPDFVPQGEPDASSEKLKELQFTEIINKN, from the coding sequence CTGATAGCTAGACTTGATAAGTTAAGATTCCACTATTTAAGGCATACAGCAGCCACGAGAATGGCAATCACTGGAAGGCTAGATGTTGTTCGGAAGATCTTAGGCCATTCTTCCATCAATGTAACTAGGAGATACATGCATCCTAACGAGCGGGAAGAAAGAAATGTTCTAAAATCTTCAGACAGAAAATGTCCCGATTTTGTCCCTCAGGGAGAACCGGACGCTTCTTCTGAAAAGTTGAAAGAGCTGCAATTTACGGAAATAATTAACAAGAATTGA
- a CDS encoding type II toxin-antitoxin system HicB family antitoxin yields the protein MSYKVNVVIEKDQNGYYAYCPGLEGCHTQGNTLEEVLDNIREAIELYLETLSEGERKDLLSKEILTTTLEVLVA from the coding sequence ATGTCTTATAAAGTTAATGTTGTTATTGAAAAAGATCAGAATGGTTACTACGCGTATTGTCCTGGACTTGAAGGGTGTCACACGCAGGGAAATACCTTAGAGGAGGTCTTAGACAATATACGTGAAGCAATAGAACTCTACCTTGAAACATTATCGGAGGGTGAGAGAAAGGATCTGCTTAGTAAAGAAATTCTTACCACAACCTTAGAGGTACTTGTTGCCTAA